Proteins encoded together in one Anaerotignum propionicum DSM 1682 window:
- a CDS encoding helix-turn-helix domain-containing protein — MYSVPPDIGKEMRRIRTEMRISLDTAARLTGVSKAMLGQIERGESIPTISTLWKISTGYKVTFSNFISQNSVENNILSINDIYPIKEENGDMLLYNIFPFDPISGLDFLQIHMKPHCRHESFPHTNVLNEYIVIIKGQLQMTINNKVYILQKDDALSFQGDSNHVYANPTNEDVIFHNVIRYK, encoded by the coding sequence ATGTATAGTGTGCCCCCTGATATTGGAAAGGAAATGAGAAGAATCCGAACAGAAATGAGAATCAGCCTAGACACTGCTGCCCGCCTTACAGGGGTTTCCAAGGCAATGCTTGGGCAAATAGAACGAGGTGAATCCATTCCTACCATTTCTACCCTTTGGAAAATATCCACCGGTTATAAGGTCACCTTTTCCAATTTTATTTCGCAAAATTCAGTTGAAAATAATATTTTAAGCATTAACGATATCTATCCCATAAAAGAAGAGAATGGAGATATGCTTCTCTATAACATTTTTCCCTTTGACCCAATTTCAGGCTTGGATTTTTTGCAGATACACATGAAGCCCCATTGCCGGCACGAATCTTTCCCCCACACCAATGTGTTAAATGAATATATCGTCATAATCAAAGGACAATTGCAAATGACAATCAACAATAAAGTTTATATTTTGCAAAAAGATGATGCTCTGTCCTTTCAAGGGGATTCAAACCATGTTTATGCAAACCCTACAAATGAGGATGTTATATTTCATAATGTAATTCGATATAAATAA